Proteins encoded together in one Bos indicus x Bos taurus breed Angus x Brahman F1 hybrid chromosome 28, Bos_hybrid_MaternalHap_v2.0, whole genome shotgun sequence window:
- the GDF10 gene encoding growth/differentiation factor 10: protein MARGPARTSLGPGSQQLPLLSLLLLLLLRDADGSHTAAARPPPPAAADGLAGDKNPQRSPGDVAAAQSPGAQDMVAVHMLRLYEKYSRRGARPGGGNTVRSFRARLEVVNQKAVYFFNLTSMQDSEMILTATFHFYSEPQWPPAREVPCKQRAKNASCRLLPPGPPARQHLLFRSLSQNTATQGLLRGAMALPPPPRGLWQAKDISLIVKAARRDGELLLSAQLDSGEKDTGVPRLGPHAPYILIYANDLAISEPNSVAVTLQRYDPFQAGDPEPGAAPNSSADPRVRRATQATGPLQNNELPGLDERPAQAPHAQHYHKHELWPNPLRALKPRPGRKDRRKKGQDVFMASSQVLDFDEKTMQKARKKQWDEPRVCSRRYLKVDFADIGWNEWIISPKSFDAYYCSGACEFPMPKMVRPSNHATIQSIVRAVGIVPGIPEPCCVPDKMSSLGVLFLDENRNVVLKVYPNMSVETCACR from the exons ATGGCTCGAGGCCCCGCTCGGACCAGCCTGGGACCCGGGTCCCAACAGCTGCCGCTGCTgtcgctactgctgctgctgctgctccggGACGCGGACGGCAGCCACACGGCCGCCGCTCGGCCTCCCCCGCCTGCGGCCGCCGACGGCCTTGCAGGGGACAAGAACCCCCAGCGGTCTCCTGGAGACGTGGCCGCTGCACAGAGCCCAGGCGCGCAGGACATGGTCGCTGTCCACATGCTCCGGCTTTATGAGAAATACAGCCGAAGGGGCGCGAGGCCGGGAGGGGGCAACACGGTCCGCAGTTTCCGTGCCCGGCTGG AAGTGGTCAACCAGAAGGCCGTGTATTTCTTCAACCTGACTTCCATGCAAGATTCAGAAATGATCCTGACAGCCACATTCCACTTCTACTCAGAGCCACAGTGGCCCCCTGCACGTGAGGTACCCTGCAAACAGCGGGCCAAGAATGCATCCTGCCGCCTGCTGCCCCCTGGCCCACCCGCACGCCAGCACTTGCTCTTCCGCAGCCTCTCGCAGAACACGGCCACTCAGGGGCTGCTCCGTGGGGCCATGGCCCTGCCACCCCCGCCGCGAGGCCTGTGGCAGGCCAAGGACATCTCCCTCATTGTCAAGGCAGCCCGCCGGGATGGCGAGCTgctcctgtctgctcagctggaTTCTGGGGAGAAGGACACGGGAGTACCCAGGCTCGGCCCTCACGCACCCTACATTCTCATCTATGCCAATGACCTGGCCATCTCAGAGCCCAACAGCGTGGCAGTGACGCTGCAAAGATATGATCCCTTCCAGGCTGGGGACCCAGAGCCTGGTGCAGCCCCCAACAGCTCAGCAGACCCCCGAGTGCGCCGGGCCACGCAGGCCACCGGGCCCCTCCAGAATAACGAGCTGCCTGGGCTGGACGAGAGGCCGGCACAGGCCCCCCACGCCCAGCACTACCACAAGCACGAGCTGTGGCCCAACCCCCTCCGTGCGCTGAAGCCACGGCCGGGCCGCAAGGACCGCAGGAAGAAGGGCCAGGATGTGTTCATGGCCTCCTCACAGGTGCTGGACTTCGATGAGAAGACGATGCAGAAAGCCCGGAAGAAGCAATGGGATGAGCCACGGGTCTGTTCCCGGAGGTATCTGAAGGTGGACTTCGCGGACATAGGGTGGAATGAATGGATCATCTCACCCAAGTCCTTCGACGCCTACTACTGCTCGGGAGCCTGTGAGTTCCCGATGCCCAAG ATGGTCCGCCCATCCAACCACGCCACCATCCAGAGCATCGTCAGGGCCGTGGGCATCGTCCCGGGCATCCCAGAGCCGTGCTGCGTTCCCGACAAGATGAGCTCTCTTGGGGTCCTTTTCCTGGATGAGAACCGGAATGTGGTTCTGAAGGTGTACCCCAACATGTCTGTGGAGACCTGTGCCTGCCGGTAA